Proteins encoded within one genomic window of Ptiloglossa arizonensis isolate GNS036 chromosome 3, iyPtiAriz1_principal, whole genome shotgun sequence:
- the LOC143144938 gene encoding uncharacterized protein LOC143144938, translating to MEKGKTVYEISREKKEEFKNKLKQLAECDEVVSSETMNAIGRVTEFVRGADDNAPSSDELDKDLEGQYNDLNFFLELPHDTYSLTRIRPELPVCIKYGVRSGLTHINMTKFSPLSRGHQAGATAIAAFATTMVYKSRCWNEKVIDQIIDDGDTFYCESYKKVNTDDRRMLSILDLQRTLCVQNKLTVNISIEDAAYAGTFRSNEPKELHLLKALDLFFKRKNAGILCSSVLHVAIWKETKYYSIFDGQARKENCEPASDGVSGTAKLFHVRDLIGVLFVILEKSNVQNEPFVIYAIAISGVDHYTQPIDTNVTESFYSKPSRRPSGYKVQEKYRAVVQGSYHIMHPLVPQLLRGRTHMVIAISALIYSRLVNANKWTTALVDLIFNQANIYFVDLVRVLGKDLKNENFELKLEEAMGDVILGVYSAKVKIRANVVPGHGQMRGKFTMDSGIREFFQSQSCGLLELKGIYYAIWKHDDTYYYMDPYACDDEGFRSDTAELDGTEKKGESACVTMNSSINQVLETVLENTQSRERDAFMIHGVRVLYVKTGTTADGPLEKVIYREKGTSRRPQAPITEPFVKEFGDRDEQAINMKPTMRPEMDKLRDAEVQAPSPMRDADSYMMKEDEPETYVVLPPDEDRETEELLDEEEVVGATPLTKFDQDEEEFTVNEEDLTEKGLIEEPILNIVRGYRLINPQRLVVRGTKNCLDDGFKIESRGKQGLIAALAVLAYRRLKDPKEWRNVDIDQLVDISDRTYGDVIAWIRQGSPAIIEKKEILGETRAKVIQGEANPLANLAEALECYFNRYSELVLENKRLMYGIWKEGANYFVFNPYGSDEEGWRVRDYPASFAVTGSLNELIDLLYGTIEFNDPGFVVHFAALSSIQPGKFAVQSEIKVPDEATVEQFKTRFLPITDDDLERLKEETKEPEKPKETEKDELDAMDIGEEEEEEEEDVEEEVEEEGRGARYGMEEEVEKPIIDPLLEIGEQDQPDSPYRLNLVLLTAGLKIPKQNVEDMQHVHEQVTLEKLKYNHPPPYVMPSNKTLLKLLVAKKAKRSVPSLVSRFTIDSALDVKKKGGFPVTMMGKSAVTMPDIEEEVKPSKKIKLSPKSYLFSRLLPICLMPLRAINDLYIQHEDTNKALEEAEAAERATKIRDFVHDDVPEVPIGVRIRPVLIPLGPVIRTPVREKRVITCFEKKKRKCMLAKGDMGDSFTEKLLCNTENLLLELFFPDFKAKDQAVKVETFGLRGNNERNKMMKSVNNDILKNIMLYESIITPKIDKEEKSMDSRSKSLNKELVDSELTTIRRRVSSRKKKYPDESVGLKVTDDGIGILQGNLCLENRAENEANHFKSCFFSALLCILAKIKLDPDRFRASTLDQFIFLGDKIYQRTGKLRYKPYRWFHRVEILNTTYNVIVKQDTYADPENTSDDDLDPIMNSFLEKNQTGIIVFSNCSYGFWTTDKRYYLFDPYPCDEQGIASEEGYSCLMGFCDLNSMMKRIELNVGENTRKPYRLYTICIAQMESRKRKKKRKKKIVRCEEIKEQEDRVDEPPEMELSTVSSMSLIELPDWVNSGSRTSLVYDMTIPGFAPIEHYDASMLDVIVLENEITVPVQAPFKKLRTELTDDMDESEAVKLLVRKKTFDRRFKAHAAVTSPLDICIIAWSLIHDPITWSVRTVRGLFEAALDYTFDSILAAEDSTVSEMTDGLLPEFEIANYIFRAVFVPLHYGTLYAVEGWNLSMSLQKIFETSSYTGAILVCSEVHIGVTKKDANYFAWWIVRGTKNLRIVTSTNLTEFLKLIVRELEQPEEVIFTIRVITVSYAQKVDPDCSDTRGLHEPVVPCTSLAEIHRMATEPYDLEAIFRPTLPDIKPIFVRGTVALSNRDTLTEPRAKRCYFVAILVVMVKRDIVQSPMPGMIDKILEVAESVYREFQEPKFHTEHILRNVTVMNRIFDLRVCASPLITITMNPRTQRNDFYVQVKKHLKRFFRTYESGIIHFTNCCYGFWYSRGTNAYYYLDPYQCNEKGKKVSNEGKACLCIFSTICQMVKHMCINQFEDTSGFFVHRLNVASINVPPFKTFKEDPMWLYLDYHWNFKHAPDIVKLNNKKKKTSQEEGEREIMKLFWNNYAVEVSTLIYSAWGTIGSFDSRFGDRAGKNQAAICVAVLAMQYLSHPSRWGPAILDSAVICGDSYYTESLRSATLKCTKHSNRYNLQPCFKIFPHLWTIHFKEDICGILYGARNRLTLATALNHAFQNSPNLIIECDKLHLAALSAKDGFYVADPCWVGPPLFDRDHGAIYVLRCRNMNCLVYTVVKMLNTNQRLDFRLTPIAFTFEQEDMNFVDNETPKIKKQVLLEPIGTVPGKTEDPGPPIIGALTSPNVASYLVYNKNLALGITKGHELENPEITHTAPVLEGDIKTSVLVSTTWRLNKGQAAPLEKVEPVFDPTVLQPDPEHREYHSFKPYKSVPMSITDLLAACDDYPRVVDFKSETPVTRPLECAAASNFLAETARQEFRARTADMRQDSYKTYKHRLPKHKPVETVHTIAEEVTTDGEEVRYNSPETEKEDDTEDEKVIKTEVTSDDD from the exons atggagaaaggaaaaacGGTGTACGAAATCAGTCGGGAGAAGAAAGAGGAGTTCAAGAACAAATTGAAACAGCTCGCGGAATGCGACGAGGTTGTATCGAGCGAAACGATGAACGCTATTGGTCGCGTGACCGAATTCGTTCGCGGCGCTGACGATAACGCTCCTAGCAGCGACGAGCTCGATAAGGATCTCGAGGGACAGTACAACGACTTGAACTTCTTCCTCGAGTTGCCCCACGACACGTACTCGTTGACCAGAATCAGACCGGAGTTACCCGTATGCATTAAGTACGGCGTACGCTCGGGATTGACTCACATCAATATGACCAAGTTTTCGCCTCTGTCCAGAGGTCATCAG GCCGGTGCAACAGCGATAGCAGCCTTCGCGACGACAATGGTTTACAAGTCTCGGTGTTGGAACGAGAAGGTTATCGATCAGATCATCGATGACGGGGACACGTTCTACTGCGAGTCGTACAAGAAAGTGAACACCGACGATCGACGTATGTTGTCCATCCTGGACCTGCAGAGGACTCTCTGCGTACAGAACAAATTAACCGTGAACATCAGCATCGAGGACGCGGCATACGCGGGTACGTTCCGATCTAACGAACCGAAGGAGCTGCACCTGTTGAAAGCGTTGGATCTGTTCTTCAAACGCAAGAACGCCGGCATCTTGTGCTCATCGGTGCTCCACGTGGCCATCTGGAAGGAGACCAAGTACTACAGCATCTTCGACGGTCAGGCCAGAAAGGAGAATTGCGAGCCGGCCTCCGACGGTGTCAGCGGTACCGCGAAACTGTTCCACGTCAGAGACCTGATTGGTGTCTTGTTCGTCATTCTGGAGAAGAGCAACGTTCAGAACGAGCCGTTCGTCATCTACGCGATAGCCATCAGCGGTGTGGATCACTATACCCAACCGATCGACACCAACGTGACGGAGAGCTTTTACAGCAAACCGTCCAGACGACCCAGCGGTTACAAGGTCCAGGAGAAGTATCGAGCAGTTGTTCAAGGCTCATACCACATCATGCATCCCCTGGTCCCTCAACTGTTACGCGGTCGTACCCACATGGTGATCGCTATAAGTGCTCTGATTTACTCGCGTCTGGTAAACGCTAACAAATGGACCACAGCTCTGGTCGACTTGATATTCAATCAAGCTAACATCTACTTCGTCGATCTGGTACGTGTACTTGGCAAGGATCTGAAGAACGAGAACTTCGAGCTGAAACTGGAGGAGGCGATGGGAGACGTAATACTCGGTGTCTACTCGGCCAAGGTGAAGATTCGCGCGAACGTTGTCCCAGGTCACGGTCAGATGAGAGGCAAATTCACCATGGACAGCGGTATACGAGAGTTCTTCCAGAGTCAGAGTTGTGGTTTACTGGAGTTGAAAGGGATCTACTACGCCATTTGGAAACACGACGATACGTATTACTACATGGATCCGTACGCCTGCGACGACGAGGGTTTCAGATCGGACACGGCCGAGCTGGATGGCACCGAGAAGAAAGGCGAATCGGCCTGCGTCACCATGAACAGCTCGATAAATCAGGTGCTGGAGACCGTTCTGGAGAACACGCAGAGCAGGGAGAGAGACGCTTTCATGATACACGGGGTGCGGGTTCTTTATGTGAAAACTGGCACCACAGCTGATGGACCGTTGGAAAAGGTGATCTATCGCGAGAAGGGCACCAGTCGCAGACCCCAAGCCCCAATAACCGAACCGTTCGTGAAGGAGTTCGGGGACAGGGACGAGCAAGCGATCAACATGAAACCGACGATGAGGCCCGAGATGGACAAGCTGAGGGACGCGGAGGTTCAGGCGCCATCACCGATGAGGGACGCCGATTCCTACATGATGAAGGAGGACGAGCCAGAGACGTACGTGGTGCTCCCACCGGACGAGGATAGGGAAACTGAGGAGTTACTGGACGAGGAAGAGGTGGTGGGAGCAACACCTTTGACAAAATTCGACCAAGACGAGGAGGAGTTTACGGTCAACGAGGAAGATCTAACTGAGAAAGGATTGATCGAGGAGCCGATCTTGAACATCGTCAGGGGATACAGGCTGATAAATCCTCAACGTTTGGTGGTTCGAGGCACCAAGAACTGCCTGGACGACGGTTTCAAAATAGAATCGAGGGGTAAGCAGGGATTGATCGCAGCTCTCGCAGTTCTGGCTTACAGGAGACTGAAGGATCCCAAGGAATGGCGAAATGTGGACATCGATCAGTTGGTAGACATCAGTGACAGGACCTACGGTGACGTCATAGCGTGGATACGTCAGGGGAGTCCCGCTATTATCGAAAAGAAGGAGATATTGggagag ACGAGAGCGAAAGTTATCCAGGGTGAGGCCAATCCGCTCGCCAATCTCGCGGAGGCTCTTGAATGTTACTTCAATCGTTACTCCGAGTTGGTATTGGAGAACAAGAGGCTGATGTACGGTATTTGGAAAGAGGGCGCCAATTACTTCGTCTTCAATCCGTACGGTAGCGACGAGGAAGGTTGGAGGGTTCGCGATTACCCCGCATCGTTCGCCGTGACCGGTTCTTTGAACGAGCTGATCGATCTCCTCTACGGAACGATCGAGTTCAACGATCCCGGATTCGTCGTTCATTTCGCGGCGTTGAGCTCGATACAACCGGGTAAGTTCGCTGTCCAGTCGGAAATAAAGGTACCCGACGAGGCCACCGTCGAGCAATTCAAAACAAGATTCCTACCGATCACCGACGACGATCTGGAGAGATTGAAAGAGGAGACCAAGGAGCCGGAGAAAccgaaggaaacggaaaaggaCGAGCTGGACGCGATGGATATTggcgaagaggaggaggaggaagaggaggatgtggaggaggaggtggaagaGGAAGGAAGAGGAGCTCGTTACGGtatggaggaggaggtggagaaaCCTATAATAGATCCGTTGCTGGAGATCGGTGAACAGGATCAGCCGGATTCTCCCTACCGTCTCAATCTGGTTCTGCTGACGGCTGGTTTGAAGATACCCAAGCAGAACGTGGAGGATATGCAGCATGTGCACGAACAGGTGACCTTGGAGAAATTAAAGTACAACCATCCCCCACCGTACGTCATGCCGTCGAACAAGACCTTGCTGAAGCTTCTCGTGGCGAAGAAGGCCAAGAGATCGGTTCCTTCGTTGGTGTCGAGGTTCACCATCGACTCTGCGTTGGACGTGAAGAAGAAGGGTGGTTTCCCTGTGACGATGATGGGCAAGTCGGCCGTGACGATGCCCGACATCGAGGAGGAAGTTAAACCATCGAAGAAGATTAAACTCTCCCCGAAAAGTTACCTGTTCTCCAGACTCCTACCCATCTGCCTGATGCCTTTGAGGGCGATCAACGATCTCTACATTCAACACGAGGACACGAACAAAGCTCTCGAGGAAGCGGAAGCTGCCGAACGGGCGACGAAGATACGCGATTTCGTTCACGACGACGTGCCAGAGGTGCCAATTGGCGTTCGCATACGACCGGTGTTGATACCTCTTGGACCGGTTATCAGAACGCCTGTCCGCGAGAAGAGGGTGATCACCTGCttcgagaagaagaaacggaagtGTATGCTGGCGAAAGGCGACATGGGGGATTCCTTTACGGAGAAGCTCCTCTGCAATACCGAGAACCTACTGCTGGAACTCTTCTTCCCGGATTTCAAAGCGAAGGATCAG GCTGTTAAAGTGGAGACTTTTGGTCTTCGGGGCAATAATGAACGCAATAAAATGATGAAAAGTGTTAACAATGATATTTTAAAGAATATCATGCTTTATGAGAGTATTATTACCCCGAAGATCGATAAAG AGGAGAAGAGCATGGACTCCAGAAGCAAAAGTTTGAACAAAGAATTGGTGGATTCTGAGTTGACGACTATCAGAAGGCGAGTCTCCAGTCGAAAGAAGAAGTACCCTGACGAATCCGTCGGTTTGAAA GTCACCGACGATGGGATTGGAATACTCCAAGGTAACCTGTGCCTGGAGAACCGCGCCGAGAACGAAGCCAATCACTTCAAGTCCTGTTTCTTCTCCGCGTTGTTGTGCATCCTGGCGAAGATCAAGCTGGACCCGGACAGGTTTCGCGCGAGCACCTTGGACCAGTTTATCTTCCTCGGTGATAAGATTTACCAACGAACCGGGAAACTCCGTTACAAACCGTACCGATGGTTTCATCGTGTGGAGATTCTCAACACGACGTACAACGTGATCGTTAAACAGGACACTTACGCAGACCCCGAGAACACGAGCGACGATGATCTCGATCCGATAATgaattcgtttctcgagaagaaCCAGACCGGGATAATAGTGTTCTCCAATTGCTCTTACGGTTTCTGGACCACTGACAAGAGATACTATCTGTTCGATCCTTATCCCTGCGACGAACAGGGAATAGCCAGCGAGGAGGGATACTCCTGTCTGATGGGGTTCTGCGATCTGAATTCTATGATGAAGAGGATCGAATTGAACGTGGGCGAGAACACGAGGAAACCGTATCGCCTATACACGATATGCATCGCTCAAATGGAGTCgaggaaacggaagaagaaacgaaagaagaagatTGTCCGGTGCGAAGAGATCAAGGAACAGGAGGATCGAGTGGACGAGCCACCCGAGATGGAGTTGTCAACCGTGTCGTCGATGTCGTTGATCGAGTTACCCGATTGGGTGAACTCTGGATCCAGGACCAGTCTGGTGTACGACATGACCATTCCTGGTTTCGCTCCCATCGAGCATTACGACGCCTCGATGCTCGACGTGATCGTTCTCGAGAACGAGATCACCGTTCCTGTACAGGCTCCGTTCAAGAAACTCCGGACAGAGTTGACGGATGACATGGACGAGTCGGAAGCGGTGAAACTACTGGTAAGGAAGAAGACGTTCGACAGAAGGTTCAAGGCTCACGCGGCTGTCACGTCCCCTTTGGACATCTGTATCATCGCCTGGTCCTTGATCCACGATCCGATCACCTGGTCCGTGAGAACCGTGAGGGGTTTGTTCGAAGCTGCGTTGGACTACACCTTCGACAGTATACTGGCAGCGGAGGATTCGACCGTCAGCGAGATGACGGACGGTCTGTTGCCCGAGTTCGAGATAGCCAATTACATCTTTCGCGCAGTATTCGTCCCTTTACACTACGGGACCCTGTACGCGGTCGAAGGCTGGAACCTGTCCATGTCGTTGCAGAAGATATTCGAGACATCTAGTTACACGGGGGCTATTCTCGTTTGCAGCGAGGTGCACATAGGCGTCACGAAGAAGGACGCGAACTATTTCGCTTGGTGGATCGTCAGGGGCACGAAGAATTTACGGATCGTCACCTCGACCAATCTGACGGAGTTCTTGAAGTTGATCGTTCGTGAACTCGAACAGCCCGAGGAAGTGATCTTCACGATAAGAGTGATCACTGTGTCCTACGCTCAGAAGGTGGACCCTGATTGTAGCGATACCAGAGGTCTACACGAGCCCGTGGTACCGTGCACCTCGTTGGCGGAGATTCACAGGATGGCTACTGAACCCTACGATCTCGAAGCGATATTCAGACCAACCCTACCGGACATCAAACCGATCTTCGTACGCGGAACGGTCGCCTTGAGCAACAGGGATACCTTGACGGAGCCAAGAGCGAAACGCTGTTACTTCGTCGCGATTCTGGTGGTGATGGTGAAGAGGGACATTGTTCAGAGCCCGATGCCGGGAATGATAGACAAGATCCTGGAGGTCGCCGAATCGGTCTATAGAGAGTTTCAGGAACCCAAGTTCCATACAGAGCACATTCTGCGTAACGTTACCGTGATGAACAGGATCTTCGATCTGAGGGTCTGCGCGTCGCCTCTGATAACGATCACGATGAATCCTCGAACGCAAAGGAACGACTTCTACGTTCAG GTGAAGAAACATTTGAAAAGATTCTTCAGGACATACGAAAGCGGAATTATACATTTCACGAACTGCTGTTACGGTTTCTGGTACTCAAGGGGAACGAACGCCTACTATTATCTAGATCCCTACCAATGCAACGAGAAGGGCaagaaagtttcgaacgagGGCAAAGCTTGTCTGTGcatcttctcgaccatttgccAGATGGTGAAGCACATGTGCATCAATCAGTTCGAGGACACTTCGGGTTTCTTCGTTCATCGGCTGAACGTTGCCTCGATCAACGTGCCACCGTTCAAAACCTTCAAGGAGGATCCGATGTGGTTGTACTTGGACTATCACTGGAACTTCAAACACGCTCCGGACATCGTGAAATTGAacaacaagaagaagaaaaccaGTCAGGAGGAGGGCGAGCGGGAGATCATGAAGCTGTTCTGGAACAATTACGCGGTCGAGGTGTCCACCCTCATCTATTCGGCATGGGGCACCATCGGCtcgttcgattctcgattcGGTGATCGAGCTGGTAAAAATCAGGCGGCCATTTGCGTGGCGGTGCTTGCCATGCAATACCTCAGTCACCCGTCTAGATGGGGCCCGGCCATCTTGGATTCAGCCGTGATATGTGGCGACTCGTACTACACGGAAAGTTTGAGAAGCGCCACGTTGAAGTGTACCAAGCACTCAAACAGATACAATCTGCAGCCGTGTTTCAAGATATTCCCTCATTTGTGGACGATCCACTTCAAAGAGGACATCTGCGGGATTCTTTACGGCGCCAGGAACAGATTGACACTGGCAACAGCGCTGAACCATGCGTTCCAGAACTCGCCTAACCTTATAATCGAGTGCGATAAACTCCACCTGGCGGCCTTGTCGGCGAAGGACGGATTCTACGTGGCTGATCCGTGTTGGGTGGGGCCGCCACTCTTCGACAGAGATCACGGGGCGATCTACGTGCTACGATGTCGAAACATGAACTGCCTGGTGTACACGGTGGTGAAGATGTTGAACACGAACCAGAGGTTGGATTTCCGTTTGACCCCGATCGCGTTCACGTTCGAGCAGGAAGACATGAACTTCGTGGACAACGAGACTCCCAAGATCAAGAAGCAGGTTCTGTTGGAGCCTATCGGAACTGTCCCTGGAAAAACGGAGGATCCTGGTCCGCCGATAATCGGAGCCTTGACCTCACCGAACGTGGCTTCCTACCTGGTGTACAATAAGAACCTCGCTCTGGGTATCACGAAGGGCCACGAATTGGAGAATCCCGAAATAACTCACACCGCGCCTGTGTTGGAGGGTGATATAAAGACTAGCGTGCTGGTTAGTACCACGTGGCGTCTCAACAAAGGCCAAGCTGCTCCTTTGGAGAAGGTCGAACCGGTGTTCGATCCAACGGTGCTCCAACCCGATCCGGAGCACCGCGAGTATCATTCCTTCAAACCGTATAAATCCGTGCCGATGTCGATCACCGATTTACTGGCAGCTTGCGACGATTACCCGAGAGTGGTGGACTTCAAGAGCGAGACCCCGGTTACGAGACCTTTGGAGTGCGCAGCCGCGAGTAACTTCCTCGCGGAGACCGCGCGCCAAGAATTCCGCGCGAGGACGGCGGATATGCGCCAGGATAGCTACAAGACGTACAAACACCGATTGCCAAAACACAAGCCAGTGGAGACCGTTCATACGATCGCCGAAGAAGTCACCACCGACGGGGAAGAGGTGCGATACAACTCACCGGAAACTGAAAAAGAGGACGACACGGAAGACGAGAAGGTCATAAAAACGGAAGTAACGAGTGACGACGATTAA